The proteins below come from a single Eucalyptus grandis isolate ANBG69807.140 chromosome 3, ASM1654582v1, whole genome shotgun sequence genomic window:
- the LOC108957094 gene encoding translation initiation factor IF-2-like codes for MATQSTQDEPPGGSEQTLANRLKELRQKKRSADEIRAELKQQRKEAKSEAEEKKRKEAESAGQAEIEKQAEAARKARIAAEVEAEADADADAASLDGEEKRKEIERKEEKERKLQCEKERLVKIRDSLFDEKEAAFSGEIEPEEEPIGYPHITATSASPTDLEKGTETEDTEQNDMTQG; via the exons ATGGCGACTCAATCTACTCAGG ATGAACCTCCTGGAGGGTCAGAGCAAACATTGGCTAACAGATTGAAAGAGCTCAGACAGAAAAAGAGAAGTGCTGATGAAATAAGGGCAGAGCTGAaacagcaaagaaaagaagcaaaaagtgaagcggaggagaaaaagagaaaggaagctGAATCTGCCGGACAGGCAGAAATTGAAAAACAAGCTGAAGCTGCCAGAAAAGCCAGAATAGCAGCAGAAGTTGAAGCAGAAGCAGATGCAGATGCAGATGCAGCTAGCCTTGAcggagaagagaaaaggaaagaaatcgaaagaaaagaagaaaaggagaggaaattgcagtgtgaaaaagaaagactaGTAAAAATCAGAGATTCATTATTCGATGAAAAGGAAGCAGCTTTTTCAGGAGAGATCGAACCCGAGGAAGAACCTATTGGATATCCTCATATTACTGCAACTTCAGCAAGTCCTACAGATTTGGAAAAAGGGACAGAGACTGAGGACACTGAGCAGAATGATATGACTCAGGGGTAG